Proteins from a genomic interval of Micromonospora sp. NBC_00389:
- a CDS encoding MaoC family dehydratase, with protein sequence MSTYESIAAFLKHEGELLGTTEWQVIDQSRINAFADVTGDHQWIHVDERRALVESPFGKTVAHGALTLSLCSAFLSELIHVDGVRLVVNGGLNKVRFRTPVLVGSHVRGVATLTQARPLSNGARVVVQVKVEIEGETKPACIADQVLVFYE encoded by the coding sequence ATGAGCACGTACGAGAGCATCGCCGCGTTCCTCAAGCACGAGGGCGAGCTGCTCGGCACTACCGAGTGGCAGGTCATCGACCAGAGCAGGATCAATGCGTTCGCGGACGTCACCGGCGACCATCAGTGGATTCACGTCGACGAGCGGCGCGCCCTTGTGGAGAGCCCCTTCGGGAAGACCGTCGCGCACGGCGCGCTCACGCTCTCGCTATGCTCCGCCTTCCTGTCCGAGCTGATCCACGTCGACGGCGTTCGTCTGGTGGTCAACGGTGGTCTGAACAAGGTCCGTTTCCGCACGCCAGTGCTGGTCGGTTCGCACGTCCGCGGTGTGGCCACGCTTACGCAGGCCCGACCCCTGTCCAACGGCGCCCGCGTGGTTGTACAAGTGAAGGTGGAGATCGAGGGCGAGACCAAGCCTGCGTGCATCGCGGACCAGGTGTTGGTGTTCTATGAGTGA
- a CDS encoding beta-ketoacyl-ACP synthase III has product MRGSKVVGAGHYQPAKVLSNHDLATMVETSDEWIRSRVGIRERRIAGPAEPLDLMAAEAAAAALRDAGVAVEAVDLVVVATCTAVDRSPNVAARVARRLGMPSPATIDVNVACSGFTNALATADGAVRLGSATNAVVIGVERLSDFTDWTDRTTCVLVGDGAGAVVLSAAEQPEISPVVWGSYPDMGEAVVIERDRKFTQAGQTVYRWATTTLPDIARRICAAAGITPDDLGGIVLHQANLRIIEPVAQRIGATKAVVARDVTESGNTSAASIPIALSKLLQRGELQPGAPVLLLGFGGGLSYAGQIIRCP; this is encoded by the coding sequence GTGCGCGGTTCGAAGGTCGTCGGCGCAGGTCACTACCAGCCTGCGAAAGTGCTGTCCAACCATGACCTCGCCACGATGGTGGAGACGAGCGACGAGTGGATCCGCAGTCGGGTCGGCATCCGGGAACGGCGGATCGCCGGGCCCGCCGAGCCGCTCGACCTGATGGCGGCCGAGGCGGCGGCCGCGGCCCTGCGTGATGCCGGCGTGGCCGTCGAGGCGGTCGATTTGGTGGTGGTGGCGACCTGCACGGCGGTCGACCGCAGTCCCAACGTCGCCGCCCGGGTCGCGCGTCGGCTCGGCATGCCGTCACCTGCGACGATCGACGTCAACGTCGCCTGTTCCGGGTTCACCAACGCGTTGGCCACGGCTGACGGCGCCGTTCGGCTCGGCTCGGCGACGAACGCGGTGGTGATCGGCGTGGAGCGGCTGAGTGACTTCACCGACTGGACCGACCGGACGACGTGCGTGCTGGTCGGTGACGGAGCCGGCGCGGTGGTGCTGAGCGCCGCCGAGCAGCCCGAGATCAGCCCGGTGGTGTGGGGCTCCTACCCAGACATGGGCGAGGCCGTGGTGATCGAGCGTGATCGCAAGTTCACCCAGGCTGGACAGACCGTCTACCGGTGGGCCACCACTACGCTGCCCGACATCGCCCGCCGGATCTGCGCCGCCGCCGGCATAACGCCGGACGATCTCGGCGGCATCGTCCTGCACCAGGCCAATCTGCGCATCATCGAGCCGGTCGCACAGCGGATCGGGGCGACGAAGGCCGTCGTTGCCCGTGACGTCACCGAATCGGGCAACACCTCGGCGGCGAGCATCCCGATCGCGCTGTCGAAACTGCTCCAACGCGGCGAGTTGCAGCCCGGTGCACCGGTGCTGCTTCTGGGCTTTGGCGGAGGATTGTCGTACGCCGGGCAGATCATCCGCTGCCCATGA